From the Kribbella sp. CA-293567 genome, the window GCGCAAGGACCCGCGCTGGAAGGTGTACGCCGACGTCTACCGCGACAGCGGCCGGTACGCGCCGTCCATCCCGAACTGGACGCCGATCCGGCAGGCGACCGCCGACACGGTCAACGCCCTGATCGCCGACTGTGGCCTGGACGTCCCGGCCGAGTTGACCAAGCTCGACGGCAAGCTGGGAGAGATGCTCGGTCAGCAGGGAATCGCCGCCTCATGAGCCTGAAAGAAGCCGCGCCGCCGGTCCCGCCACCCGCCGCTCCGCCTTCGGGCGCGCGGCGGCGGGGGAGCGGTGCCAGGTCGGGGGCTCGCAAGCGCAGCGGCAAGTGGTGGATCCCGTGGCTGTTCCTGGCTCCCGCGCTGATCCTGTTCGTGTACTTCAAGTTCATCCCGATGGCGCAGGCCGTCTCGATGTCGGTGCAGGAGGTCCGGCCCTACCTCGGCAACACCTGGGTCGGTACGGCGAACTACGTCGAGATCCTGTCGTCGGAGGGCTTCCGGTCCGCGACCTGGAACACGATCCTGCTGGCGATCGGGCAGACGTTCGGCTCGATGGCGCTCGGTTTCGGGCTGGCTCTGCTGGTGGAGGGCCAGACCCGCAAGCTGACCTTCATCCGGTCGGCCGCGTTCCTGCCGGTGGTGGTGCCGATCGCGGTGGTGGCCGAGCTGTGGCGGATCATGTACCACCCGACCAGCGACGGC encodes:
- a CDS encoding carbohydrate ABC transporter permease; protein product: MSLKEAAPPVPPPAAPPSGARRRGSGARSGARKRSGKWWIPWLFLAPALILFVYFKFIPMAQAVSMSVQEVRPYLGNTWVGTANYVEILSSEGFRSATWNTILLAIGQTFGSMALGFGLALLVEGQTRKLTFIRSAAFLPVVVPIAVVAELWRIMYHPTSDGLLNQVIGLIGLGPSGFINDPDTSLASIAVTGIWRGAPYDMMIFLAGLAGIDRGLYEAATVDGASTKQRILHVTLPGLRPVFAILFVLAAVRGFRSFTEVFLLTNGGPNGSTEVVMTLIYKLGLEQNRLGVGSAGAVLLFVATLILTVCVQLLRKRRAV